A window from Dunckerocampus dactyliophorus isolate RoL2022-P2 chromosome 15, RoL_Ddac_1.1, whole genome shotgun sequence encodes these proteins:
- the si:cabz01074946.1 gene encoding uncharacterized protein si:cabz01074946.1 isoform X2 — MTLLVVLFRERTQATVLLLLWEAAAGIATAGLQQVAYQGEAVTLSSSGDPSWKLVSIKWSVYFNETWIATFHGGKSNTERFFLFRGRLSLNTTTGDLTIHNVTREDAMDYSVELVDVYKRSMATEVTLVVRKHLQKPTLRTLFAIRLDDGCWVGLNCSSQDVGVNLSWTLEPPLGNSYNTLEPVSKSGVLLAFFHFYDVVQFTCTSSSHLENISNSLYRNCNANTGVMTTEHRPRDRSGLFVLAGIVVGLLASIMLNQLRGESQHVSR, encoded by the exons AGCGCACCCAGGCCACCGTCTTGCTTCTGCTATGGGAGGCCGCTGCTGGCA TTGCAACAGCTGGCCTCCAGCAGGTGGCCTACCAGGGGGAAGCAGTCACTTTGTCCTCTTCAGGTGACCCATCATGGAAGCTGGTGTCCATAAAGTGGTCCGTATATTTCAACGAGACTTGGATTGCCACTTTTCACGGGGGGAAGAGCAACACTGAGCGCTTTTTCCTGTTCCGGGGACGGCTGAGTCTCAACACCACCACAG GTGACTTGACCATCCATAATGTGACCAGAGAGGACGCCATGGACTACTCTGTGGAACTGGTGGACGTATACAAGCGCAGCATGGCAACGGAGGTGACGCTGGTGGTGAGAA AACACCTCCAGAAACCCACCCTGCGGACACTCTTTGCCATACGCTTGGATGACGGCTGCTGGGTAGGACTTAATTGTTCGTCTCAGGATGTTGGCGTCAACCTCTCCTGGACACTTGAACCACCCCTTGGGAACTCTTACAACACGTTGGAGCCTGTCAGCAAGTCTGGGGTTCTCCTCGCATTCTTCCATTTCTACGACGTTGTGCAGTTCACATGCACCTCCAGCAGCCACCTGGAGAACATCTCCAACAGCCTCTACAGGAATTGTAACGCAAACACGG GTGTGATGACGACAGAGCATCGACCTCGTGATCGAAGTGGACTGTTTGTTTTAGCGGGAATCGTCGTCGGCTTGTTAGCCAGTATCATGTTAAACCAGTTGAGAGGTGAGAGCCAACACGTGTCACGTTAG
- the si:cabz01074946.1 gene encoding uncharacterized protein si:cabz01074946.1 isoform X1 yields the protein MTLLIMFVLTAERTQATVLLLLWEAAAGIATAGLQQVAYQGEAVTLSSSGDPSWKLVSIKWSVYFNETWIATFHGGKSNTERFFLFRGRLSLNTTTGDLTIHNVTREDAMDYSVELVDVYKRSMATEVTLVVRKHLQKPTLRTLFAIRLDDGCWVGLNCSSQDVGVNLSWTLEPPLGNSYNTLEPVSKSGVLLAFFHFYDVVQFTCTSSSHLENISNSLYRNCNANTGVMTTEHRPRDRSGLFVLAGIVVGLLASIMLNQLRGESQHVSR from the exons ATGACATTGTTGATCATGTTTGTTTTGACAGCAGAGCGCACCCAGGCCACCGTCTTGCTTCTGCTATGGGAGGCCGCTGCTGGCA TTGCAACAGCTGGCCTCCAGCAGGTGGCCTACCAGGGGGAAGCAGTCACTTTGTCCTCTTCAGGTGACCCATCATGGAAGCTGGTGTCCATAAAGTGGTCCGTATATTTCAACGAGACTTGGATTGCCACTTTTCACGGGGGGAAGAGCAACACTGAGCGCTTTTTCCTGTTCCGGGGACGGCTGAGTCTCAACACCACCACAG GTGACTTGACCATCCATAATGTGACCAGAGAGGACGCCATGGACTACTCTGTGGAACTGGTGGACGTATACAAGCGCAGCATGGCAACGGAGGTGACGCTGGTGGTGAGAA AACACCTCCAGAAACCCACCCTGCGGACACTCTTTGCCATACGCTTGGATGACGGCTGCTGGGTAGGACTTAATTGTTCGTCTCAGGATGTTGGCGTCAACCTCTCCTGGACACTTGAACCACCCCTTGGGAACTCTTACAACACGTTGGAGCCTGTCAGCAAGTCTGGGGTTCTCCTCGCATTCTTCCATTTCTACGACGTTGTGCAGTTCACATGCACCTCCAGCAGCCACCTGGAGAACATCTCCAACAGCCTCTACAGGAATTGTAACGCAAACACGG GTGTGATGACGACAGAGCATCGACCTCGTGATCGAAGTGGACTGTTTGTTTTAGCGGGAATCGTCGTCGGCTTGTTAGCCAGTATCATGTTAAACCAGTTGAGAGGTGAGAGCCAACACGTGTCACGTTAG